In Raphanus sativus cultivar WK10039 chromosome 5, ASM80110v3, whole genome shotgun sequence, the following proteins share a genomic window:
- the LOC108862727 gene encoding putative F-box protein At3g20030, with translation MTTISDLSRDLIGEILSKVPITCVGKVRCTCKRWNDSTRDRIVGKAGARQFMGFTMMDYKVCSLRIDLNGILKDEEGSGLISIKPIDRLNKIEIYKVFHCDGLLLCATKDNTRLLVWNPYLGQTKWIEPKKAYHRLDRYALGYDKNKKSYKILRFVDNKYLPTSLFEFEIYDMNSRLWRALDVTPDWDNEFFRPGLTVKGNTYFFAKQKIIFEDDADEADGDVDDFLVSFDFTKERFGPHLHVPFHSYLHEDTVALSSVGEDKIAALYQCADINVMEIWVTTKIEPHTVSWSKMCFLAVNNMTPLIGASFFIDEEKKLAVVFALDFLGRYKRACIIGENGYFKQVDLGEVVVNSGDYRFPMCSYVPSLVQIIQA, from the coding sequence ATGACGACGATCTCTGATCTTTCCCGAGACTTGATCGGGGAGATACTTTCCAAAGTTCCGATCACATGTGTTGGAAAAGTAAGATGCACTTGCAAACGATGGAATGATTCAACGAGAGACAGGATAGTTGGTAAAGCAGGAGCTAGGCAGTTTATGGGGTTCACGATGATGGATTATAAGGTTTGTTCTTTGAGAATCGATCTCAACGGAATACTCAAGGACGAAGAAGGCTCTGGTCTAATATCTATAAAACCGATTGATAGGCTCAATAAAATCGAGATATATAAAGTGTTTCACTGTGACGGCTTGTTGTTATGCGCGACAAAAGACAACACAAGGCTATTGGTTTGGAACCCGTATCTAGGGCAAACCAAGTGGATCGAGCCTAAAAAAGCTTACCACAGATTGGACAGGTATGCTCTCGGGTACGATAAAAACAAGAAATCCTACAAAATATTGAGGTTTGTGGATAATAAGTACTTGCCCACATCCCTTTTTGAGTTCGAAATCTACGATATGAACTCTAGGTTGTGGAGGGCTCTTGATGTCACTCCCGACTGGGATAACGAGTTTTTTCGACCCGGCTTGACAGTGAAGGGAAACACTTACTTCTTcgctaaacaaaaaataatatttgaagaTGACGCGGATGAAGCAGACGGAGATGTGGATGATTTCTTGGTCTCTTTTGATTTTACAAAAGAGAGATTTGGACCACATCTGCATGTGCCGTTTCACTCGTATCTCCACGAAGATACCGTGGCTCTATCGAGTGTTGGAGAAGATAAGATTGCAGCTTTATATCAGTGCGCGGACATTAATGTGATGGAGATATGGGTTACAACTAAGATTGAGCCACACACGGTGTCGTGGAGCAAGATGTGCTTCTTAGCAGTTAATAATATGACCCCTCTCATTGGTGCAAGTTTCTTCATTGACGAGGAAAAGAAACTGGCAGTGGTTTTCGCTTTAGACTTTCTTGGTCGCTACAAAAGGGCTTGCATCATTGGAGAAAATGGGTATTTTAAACAAGTGGATCTCGGAGAAGTTGTTGTGAATTCTGGTGACTACCGTTTCCCAATGTGCTCGTACGTGCCAAGTTTAGTGCAAATCATCCAAGCCTAG